The DNA region GCAGAGATGGCTAGTAGCTTACCTCTGTGTTTCACCACAGTATGAGGAAAAAGTGGACCTCGTACTGGATTTATTTGTGGGATATACTCATTATTCCAGAATAAGGTACAAAGCCCGAGAAACTTCAGATATTTCAGTCTGTTTTATATTATTCACTTATAAAAGGCAAGTTTGCCAAATACAGGTTAAGTGTCAAAAGGTTTTGAATGTAGGAGTGTTTAAAAGCCTTCAAAGTGAATACGATCTGTACTTTCTCAAGTGGGGACAATTAGGGCTACTTCACAAAAGTTCCAAAtgagttttccatttctttctatcCCTCTAGGTAGCTAGCTTCTTGATATACCATAAACTTAGGATAGCAatctggggaggaagggaaggatttGGTAGTAGTGGGAATTACATTACTTACGGGGAAAGACAGGTTTTTAGAAggttaaagttttgttttgttttgatatatttttatttatttatttggttgcaccgggtctcagttgtggcaggcaggctcctttgttgcagctcactggctccttagttgtggcatgcgaactcttagttgcagcatgcatgtgggatctagttccctgacccggcATCacacccgggccccctgcattgggagcacggagtcttaaccactgtgccaccagggaagtccctagaagatTAAGGTTTAATTAAAAATCCGAATGGGAGaggtgaagaaaaaaagagagagtatgAGCCTCCACTCTGCTTGGCAAATGAGATTAACAGCTCCTGGAAATAAGCTTGGATGGAAGTCTAGTTTTGTGACTAGGTGCACTGCTTTGCGTAGTGAGGAATTAGCTGTGTGACCGTGTACAAGGTACCTACCTTTTCACAAGCCTGTAAAGTGGGGCTAACGCCTACCACCTTGCAGGTTGACACAGGGATTCCATTTGACGAAGcgcttggcacagtgcctggcgttTGCTTTTCGTGGAAGAAATTATTGTTGTCTTGAGCTTTTCAGCGGGAAAGACCTGCTTTCCATTTAACAGAAACGGTGGTTTCTCTAGGAGATGGAGGGGTTCGCTAGGAGTGTAGCTGCTCCTTTCCCAGCTCCAGCTCTGGCGGACCTGCCACCAGGGGTGGGGACCCAGCTGGAAGTCTGCCCAGCAGGACTTTAAAATCTATGAGTAGCTCCCTCTTAGGCGCCTGTGACTGGTCAAGACTCTGGCTCCCACTAGCACAGTTGTCTCCTCTGAGAGGCGCAAGCCTTTCCAAGGGGAACTTTGTCTCAGCCCCGCTCCAGTTACCAGGCAGGTGGGTACCCGTAATGTCTTAAACCTTATTTTGCAagtaaaagataaataattttggattatttccctaacagaagaaaaattaacacaCCAGGGAGCTAAGTGTTTTTGGGGAGCAGTGGTATTTAAATCTTTAACCTGTTAAGGGGCCACTTCATCAGATACCACTTCAGACCAAGCATCTCTAAACCATGAGGACCTCTCTGTTTAGTGCCCAGCTTGGCTCCAGGCTGGTTGTGATTTGGCCCATCAGAAGTTATCTGAAATACCTTTTGCCTTGTTTTTAGCACCACAGAGGCCAATAGGGAATAGAAAAGGGATCTTCACTCGTCAGAGACAACCGAAAAGTGCAGCATTCCTGTTGCGAGAGAGATACTGGAAACTTGCCAATGAAACCAAGTACCACCGGTCAGCTGTGAAGTCACAGTGCGTGGGAAACAGCCCGTTTACTTTTTAAGTGAGAACTACCTCTCTGCTGACAAGGGCTCTGTCAGCCCCTCCTTCCCAAGTAGGGGGCGACTTCCACAGGACACAGAGCAAGCGCTTCCTGGACTGTGCATGGCAGACCGGGAAGTTTCTGGTCTGGATTTTGTAGTCATTTGCTAGAAGGGAACGTTAGAGGTGAAAATAAAGGCTTTTGTAGTATGAGAATAAAGAGTTGGCTTAAAAGTGACCATCCATAAATTCAATGATGGGTACTGCTGAAGCATCAGAAATTGTTTTTCTGTGTCAGGCTGTTTTCATGGCCTTAACCGAGTACAGAGTCTTGAGAAACCTCTACTTCAGCACTCGCCACAATCAGAGTCGCTGGTTACAGACTGTGTGCTGCCACAGGAACAGCCCTGCTGCTTTAGAGCCACCTGTGCTCAGATGCCACCTGTGCTTTAGGCGAGCCTTGACTTGAGTGGGTGACAGTAAAAGACAAGTGCTAGTAACTCCACAGATAAGCCGAAGTCCCAGCAAATTCACAGAAAGTAGTATCATGCTGGAATAATGCACAAGGTCGAGGTACCAGTTTCCAGAGTTAAGCTGACATGTAAGCATAAGAAAGGTAAGAGTTGAGGAATGTCAGAATTGGAAGGGAGCTGAGAGGTTACCAGTTCTTCTGGGACGTTCTTCCAACCTCAGCCATAGTTTTTTCTGGACTGAGAGGGATAGATGGGCATAGAAGCCCACTGGGCCATCACAGCTGACTCCAGTGAATGTGATGAGGCCTCTTCAAACGGACTGGGCCTGCAGACAAGTAGGACAGGCTTTTGTACCTCTGGGTGATGCCACCTGCTCTGCTGCTGAGGATTCTCTTTCCTTATGtaatctttcctcctcctcctcttccacagGCTCCATTAAGGCAAGTAAGGCACATTGTTTGTAAGAGTTCAGTGTTCATCTATCTTGGTTTAAAGCTGAAAGCTTTGGAAAAATACTGTCCAATCAAATAGAAGACCATGAAACAAAACAATTCTTAATACAGAGCTTGATCCACTTCACTTGCAGGGAATTTCACATCTCAGCACATGCCCTTTTGTACCCTTCCTTTCCAAGCTCCGTGAAAGAAACAGTACAGATCATTTAACCTCATTTTAGTGGCCGTCTTTAGACCATTTTTAAGAAATGAGAGTATAGTCAGTTCAAATAATAAGTTAGGAATTCTAGTGGTTACATATTCCTTTCATTGCCACTAAAGTCCCTTGGAGTAATCAAGTTTTGCGTTCCAGTTTAATGTCAAGGAATAATATATAAAACTCTTTACttgacaaacatttaaaaaaaaactaaacatcacAAACACACTTAAATGTTTTACAAATTAGAGGTAAGGTCCATTTCTTAAGTCCTAAGGTTCTAACACAGGGCACATTTGTTCTATTCAATAAAATATGGCTAATTGTATTTCAAATGGAATCATCTTTCTTACAGATGTTAACTTTTTAGAAGATTATAACAGTGGAGTGTTCGAGATGAGCTAAAGTAAAGCAGTGGGAAAACAGCTGATTAATACATTCTATGTGCTTACAGAACTGTAAGCAGTAACATCTTTTTCATTAATTCTTGACAACCACATACGTCGTAAGTCAATAGGAATTCCAAGAACTAGAATCTCTGAGAATTCTGCTTGTGTCTTCTCTAAGTTACATATAATTTAAGAGAAGAATCAACTCAGTACACCTGTAGAAATACATTCTACAGTACACCTGTAGAAATACATTTCAGTACACCTAGAAATGAAGCTAAAGAAACAATTTCAAGAATAATTTATAAGACtgaattaatttctgcttttttgaAATGCAATACTGCAGTATAAGAATGAGGGCAGCACAACTTCCACAGGTAActtctacatttattttataccaaAAAGTTATGTGCAACAAATAAACATTCTTAcatatttacatttgtttttacCAGTTAGCAAAACTGTGTCCTAAATCTCTGATAAAGAATATGTCTATCTATATTAAAGGGGAAATGTGCCCAGTGAACTccattttaaatgaatgtttaCTCTGGAGCTTAAAAGCActagtaataaatatttttgatggaACGTACTATACAGATCATACACCTAATACTTAGGCCATGCTTAATAGTTTTATAACAAAACATTTCACCTTTTCTGGGCTAATTTGTcgaaaaaaatgtttaaccaaGTAGCCTGGACTCCTACCCCGCCCCCTTTGATATATTGAAGGGTAGCTCTCACAAATTAGGAATCATAAGTGCTGCCTAAAATATCTGAATAGAAATGCTTTACCAGTGCTTGCCTGTTGGGGAGAAATACACGAGGACAAAGACAATATTAGGTATTCCTTCCCAAATAGGTTACCAAAAATGATAGTGGGTTTCTTGTTGGCATTTGTTCAATACTGATTTTTCAGGACAAGATCTGTCAGCATTCATTGGTGTCAAGCTTTACTGAAGACAACTTTGCACTTTTGCTGAtagtcttaaaaataaatgaaatacaagaaAACTAAAGCCAACTAACAATTTTAATTTCACTGTAGTCTTGGTCCTGTATCCTACCTAGTAGGTCCAAGGATCTCTTGTACCAAATGATAGATCTTTATCTCTTTGTAAGAAAATAGTCAATGCTTTCAACATCCTTAGAAGTAATGGATTTAAGGAGAGGCTCTATACATCAAGTAAAAGTAATTCCTGGCACACGGCTAGGTAAACCTGAGTTATTTCACCAGACGTTTACCCTCACTGATAGCAACTAGCTTCAATGAAAAATACCAAACCCTCCAAACCACCTAGATTCCCTAGAATTTATCATCTAACTACAACTTCTCTTATTTCTTCAAATGATAGGACTGTCAAATAGATAAGAGGCTTCGTTGTTACAAATCATTTCGAAAACCAAGAAGCAGAAATTCAATTTCTTCCCTAATCTGTTCTTCCACATTGGTGGCTAATAATGTTGCAGTGTTTAAATATTCtgtctaaaatagtcaaaatagcactcagatttttttttttttttttttttgcggtacatgggcctctcactgttgtggcctctcccgttgcgaagcacaggctccggatgcgcaggctcagcggccatggctcacaggcccagccgctccgcggcatgtgggatcttcccggaccagggcacgaacccgcgtcccctgcatcggcaggcagactctcaaccactgcgccaccagggaagcccagccctcagATTTTATAACATGGGGTTTTCCCCCTCTTCTGGGGTGTAATTGAGGATGTAGAGGGAAACCTAAATTCTTCCCGGGCAAAAATGCCAAATCACATGCATGGGGGGGGGACGGGGGGGGACGGGGGCAGGTCCTTTGCTTACAGCAATACAGGCGTCACCACGCTGGTATTTCAGGCAGCACATGGTCATCACCCAGTGAAAAGAAGGATATTAATTCTGGGGTCATAGGAATGTGGCAACAATTTTTCTACAACTGAAACAGTGGTTTCCCCAaggcttagaaaagaaaaagaaaaactcgaAGAGTCTGGCTGAACACTGATGTTCTCTCATGTAAGAGTTGAAGATGTTCACAAGAACGCAACATCAAGACAAGCTTTAACTCTACCCTGCTGATTGATACAAAATATggtgaaaaacaattttaaattggGACACGAGGAACTTGTTTTTAGCACGACCAGAGTTAAATATACCACGAAGTCTTCACCGTGAAGCCAGTTCCACTCTAGCGGAGAAAAGAGAAGCAGTAAACTGCTGGGTAGACGGGAAGCACTGCTATAAGACGACCTCGTTGCACGGTTTTCCAGCATTAGCACTTGTTTCTCCATAAATATCAGACATCTAATCAATGCTTTCTAGAGTTCTTTAACTATAGAAACAAGAACAATACATAGATATAACAGGCATTGAAATATTCACATTCTTGGGAGAACATAAGCCTTGATGAAATCTGAATTAAGCTATCTTTTACAAAACTGGTTTAAACTGGTTGAAAGTACATTACAACTCAGATTTTATACCTGCCTTGGGCCAGAAGAATACATTGCATCAATTATGACAGTTAGTTGGAAACTGCTGAACAGTTGCTGACTCTGCACGTTACAGTTTACAGAGCAGAGCCTGTCCCCTCCCTTCAAAAGAAGGCAAATAAAGCACTCAAAAGTTACCGGTCTCTTTTTAACATAATGATGAATGGAATTAGAAGGAAAAACATGGCTACTACTTCTCAATCTAAGGAATAAAATGATCATACAGAACCTTTCTATAGAATGCAAGTTTTCTACTTCATgctaagaaaggaaggaaggacacttCTGCCCAAGTTCAACACACAAAATATTTGGTTTGAGATTTAAGACAGAAGGCACTTTTAACAATCTGATATAAGATGTTAACCATAGAAACATACTGTCACTATTTCATTTGGGTTTATTCAGATCACTTTCAAAAACTCTGCATTTGGGTAGTTATTAGAAAGAGTACTGTATTTCACCTTGAGATATTTCTACCTTTAGTACTCCTCTCCCAGTTAAGCAAACTGAGCAGCATGTCAGCCCTAAAGTTTACAAATCCAGTATCTGACTCTAAAAAATTAAACTAGACATCTGGTTAATTAGTGTAGAAAGAAACAGGGAAAACACTACAGAGCTACTCAAGGGCAATCCTACTCTGGAGTGACTGCGCTTATACTGATGATTTCAAAGTCAATACTGTTTGGTTGACTGGCACCAATGTTAAGGAAAATTATCTGCATGAAAATTCAACTGTTGTAAGAGATTTTACCTAAAAATGCCATATTAATATTTCCagcttttctccaaagaaatctACCCATTTTCCCATCTTTAGTATCCTGAAGGCCTTGGACTTTGAAAGTCTGGTCACATGACTCATTCTGTAAGGTTATAATTGATCCAGTTTTATGACTAGGTACAAGCTTGACTTGAATGTCCAAATTTAGTTTCCTCCTTTCAGAGATAGGAGATGAAAGGGAACCAATCACCCTATTATTTTTGCTGTCAATGCTAGACCCACAGCTCTCAGTGCTTTTCACAAGATGCTCTGTATGGACTTACTATTTTCACTATTTCTTCAGTCAACGTTGAGCTGACATTTCTTCATTGCTACACTTCAACTAAACTGTACAGTAAGTTCTGCAGGGATGGATCCAATATTTCTACCTTTATTTACAAATATCACATGAATGGATTCTAGTTGAATCTACATGTTTAAATCCATCAGCTAAAAACATTACATATTGTAAACATGGCAATATTTAATACAGTatctattctaaaatattttcatgtcatGATCACATTTGTTATAgctgaaatataatttatacacaTTAGAGAATTACTAGCAATGGTTGCTCACTTTACAATTGAGGGAAGGAGGCTAGggctatatttattatttcagaaaCATCTCCAAAGTAAAGTTAAAGCTTGTCTTTGATTGGCTCGGcgtatcctcttttttttttttttgtatccatatttaaaatgaagattgACACAGAAAATAGCTAGAGCTCCTTCTAATttacaggattttaaaaaatcagtttaagaTTCTTAGGGAAAGTGTCTGTtgtgaagaatttaaaaaaaaaaaaaaaacaacaaccaaactgCTGCAAAATAAACTTAATGGAAAAAGGGACTTCAGACTGTCAGTTAAGAGTTCGTCAGGTGGTTAGTCCTGCTTGGGCTGCAGTTGCCGTTTCCAGGCCTCATTCAAGTAAACTAGTCGTTTGTAGTTGATGATAAGAAGAATGAAGTTCAGCACGTATGTGATGACGCAGATTATGCAAAACTCCTTCAGCACAAAGTACAGGATGTAGGCCAGGTACAAAGACCCCATTACAGACATGATGGAGGATGTCATGAGGATTAAAGCTGCAACTGCACTTGCTGTCAGGCCTGCAAGAGAAAGAGACACTTGGCTCAATCAGACCTTGACACTGGAGAGAGAGTTTCTGAGTTAAAAGGTAACATTTTGTGATTTGCTGCAGTGTTGAAATACTGATCTTACAACAAAACATTCTGAAATTGGAGGACAAAAACTACAGGTCTATTTTGTTAAGATTATGCAGGTTGACTCTGCACATAGGATACCAGTTTTATAGCTGCAATATTTTTGACTTGTCAATATTCTAGATGAAATATTAACTTATTTCATAAACCAGCCTCAGTTAAGGCACACAAAGAAAATATGCAGTCTCTCAATCACATTATGCAATGAGCAGATTTGTAAAACTGACAGCCTTACCTCCtctaatgaataaaataacatgAGGACCCCAACCTTCTCATCCAAGCAGGACACATTTGATGAGACCCTTCCCCTGGCCTTTTCGCTATAGGTAGAATCCCCACCTGTGGAAAGTAAAATTTGCTTTCCCATgtttagacaaaaaaaaaaacaaaaaacataatgaGAGATGATTACACCAACATGCtgctgaagaaaaaaagataaacatttcAGAAAGGGCTCACCCTGGGGCATAACGGAAACCGCATTTGGCCAGTTGGCCACATGTGGGTCAAACCAGATCAAGAAAAAAGGCAGTTATGTGTGCTAAGCTTGGTTCTCAAGACAAAGGCTTGCCTGAATTCTTGATGCTATCTGACATCTTCACATGTATTGTTTTGTAATTTCCTGTAGCCAACAGTATTGAGAACATGTGCATTTATTTTCAAGGACAGAGGAGACAGCAGAGCATATTAAACTACCTGTACCCTCCTACCCGGCAAGTAATGGATAAGGAtcacagaaacaggaaaaaataagaataggTGGTAGTGGTTTGAAGAGGTTAATTAAGAAGCTGAAATCCCCGCTGCAAGTAGAATGAGAAGTTGCCTGTGGGCTGCAGCTTGGCCATGGGGGCCGACTTGCCCCAACACCAGTCAGTACTAGAGAATATGATGCTTTAACAAGGCTCTTTAAGACTAAGATGCTGTTGCATTACTTATgccacctgcttttgtaaataaagatttatCGTAACCCAGCCACACTTATTCATGTATGTAATGTCCATGGCTGCTTCTGCACTAGAGTGGCAGAGTTGAGCAGTTGCAACAGTCAGAAAAGCCTAAATTATttcctatctggccctttactAAAAAACATAGTTTGCTGACCTCATCTatgctaacatttttttttttttttttttttttgcggtatgcgggcctctcactgttgtggcctcccccgttgcggagcacaggctccggacgcgcaggctccggacgcgcaggctcagcggccatggctcacgggcccagccgctccgcggcatatgggatcctcccagaccggggcacgaacccgtatcccctgcatcggcaggcggactctcaaccacttgcgccaccagggaggccctatgctaACATTTAAAACCTCAGAAATTAATgctgtcagggacttccctggcggtccagtggttaggactccgcacttccactgcagggggtgcgggttcaaccgccggttggggaactaactaaggtcccacatgccgtgtcgtatggccaaaaaatgaaaaaaaaaaaaaatagtgctgtCACCTTAATTTTATCTAAGAAAGTTAATTTCAAAATGATATGGGCGAGTTATTTACTCTCTCTCTGCAACTCTTTTCCTTAACTGTAAAACTGTGATGATAATCATGACTGCCTCTGAAGACTGTTGTGCAGATGAAAAGAGCTGAtaggatgggaattccctggcggtccagtggttaggactcggcgctttcactgcggtgacctgggtttgatccctggtcagggaactaagatcccgcaagtcgAGAGGCGCAGccgaaaacaaaaaacaaaacaaaaccaaaaagggCTGTATCTTGAACAACTTAGAAGGAATTGAAGATGATGTGCTCTGGAAAACTATGTTTGAGGAGTTCAAATGTGCCACAGTGGTAAAGACACTGACACTAAAAATGCATGTGAATGCATAAAATGTGAATAGAAAAGAtacatatggggacttccctggtggcagagtggttaagaagccacctgccactgcaggggacacaggttagagccctggtccgggaagatcccacatgccgcggagcaactaagcctgtgcgccacaactactgagcctgcgctctagagcccacaagccacaactactgaagcccgcatgcctagagcccgtgctccccaacaaaagaagtcaccacaatgagaagtctacgcaccgcaacgaaaagtggcccccgctcgccacaactagagaaagcccacgcacagcaatgaaggaccaacgcagccaaaaataaataaataaaaataaattttaaaataaatttaaagatgcATATGATACACatgatttaaaatgtgtatataatgaaattaacaaattaaatattgTAAACAGAAATTTGTTCAACCCCTATCTCCAAGAATTAACATAGTCAAAGCTTTTCTTAGGTTATTTTAATATGGGCTTATACTTGATATTCTTCAGAAATCcaaacaaaacaattaaatggaataaaaaatgaaagtctCAACCCCGGCCCCCAACCACCACACCATTTTCTGTGCatttacatgcatatatataaacatatatttatccTACATCTATTATGCCACAATTTGCTTTTTTTACTAAACTATGTCTATATCTTCCAGGGTTTGCACACCTACTTTTCCCTTCAGTGGCTACATAGTATTTTCTAGTATGCTTGTAACCTAATTTATTCAACCATTATGTTTTGCTAAGCTACTTCcaattttttgctattttaaactgTACTGCTGTGAATATTCTTGTGCGAATTTTCATATTTCTGCAGGATATACAGATACGGAATTGGGCAAACATGACAGGAGTATTGAGAAAAATTGATACACAATTTGCCTTGTAATAAATCTACTGCAGCTAGACAGAAGACCTGGCAGATAACaggataaaatattaacaattgaaATGCAAGGACAAAAAAGGATAGATTTAACTCTAAAAGTATGAAAACTTTTGTACAATCAAAGCTCACGAAACTAACATTAAAAAGGATAAAGAATGGGTAAAATGTCTGTAACAAATATGAAGTGTACTATTATCAGGATCCCAATAACTAAATTGGCAATAAAAgtaaattagggcctccctggtggcgcaagtggttgagagtccgcctgccgatgcaggggatacgggttcgtgccccggtctgggaggatcccatatgccgcggagcggctgggcccgtgagccatggccgctgagcctgcgcgtccggagcctgcgcgtccggagcctgtgctccgcaacgggggaggccacaacagtgagaggcccgcataccgcaaaaaaaaaaaaaaaaaaaaaaaagtaaattaaagtacagtaaaattaaaataatggctACTAATATGTAACTACTGAATTagaaattttacagaaaaaacttttaaaaatgagggtAGATGAAGCTTTGAGGAAACCTGACAACTGAAGGAAAAGCAGTTTGGTTATACCTATTAAAATCCATACCAAAAAAATTCTTTGTTTGTTGATTCATTCATCCTACAGTTagatatttattttgcagaaataATTCAAGGAGGGAAGGGGGTATGAGAAGGGGACTTTAAACGAAGTTGATCAGTGCAGTGTTATTTAGGATATTAAAAAATCTGAAGCCTTGATGTTCACAATAATAAAACACTTAAGAGGATAGACAATATAAGAGAGTTCAcataaaattaagtgaaaaaagtagaCTACAGTGGCAATAGTGGCTATGTAAAGGTAATGGAATTATGACTGAATATCATATACCATTAATGTTTTCTCAatgcataatattttaaaatagctacAGAGTACACAAAATAATAAGGGAAAAGGTTTCCAGGGCAAACTGTTTGGAGTAATAATTTCCCTGAATGGGACTTGTTTTTCTAGGCTTCATGGGATGCTGCTATCCCTGATTAAACACCAACAAATACCAAGTTCAGCATGAGCTTCATCAAAATCTTAGTGAACCAAGTTTTCACAACACCAAAATGTGTTACAAACCAGTGGCTCTATCACTAACATAtgcttttatttaatataaagacACACATCAGGGCAAAGACACAAAGTACTAAATGAAATATAACAAACTTATTTTTGTATTGCTGTAAAATACTTACCAAGTAATAACtgtagtatataaaatataagtcCAAAGACACTGTTTGGCTGGTTTAATACACCATCCTTTCCAAAAATGGAACCCAAAAGACCAAATCCTCgaccccatctgtaaaataaagaaaaccagtaACCCTATACTTgagttttcctattttaaaaatatagaattatcTGAGCATATCATGCCCACATACCCATCTGAATCTCTAAATTGCCCGTTTCTATATAGTCTCTTTTCCTGACAGCATTAGTATTTGCAGAGGAAGGGCTCTTTCTATTTAAGCCAGGGTCTCTTAGCAGCAGCACCACTGACATGCTGGGCTAAATGCTTCTTTGTGGTGGGGGGCTATTCAGTGCGTTACAAGATGTTCAGCAGTACCGTAGCCTCCACCCCCTGCCAGCTGTGCCTCCCAAAATGTCGTCAgccattgccaaatgtcccctgggggcaaaatcaccACCAGTTAAAAGTCACTGATGTAAGCTCTCCTATTTCTTCAGTCAAAGTACATAGACCATAATGTTGCTTCCTGACCGGGACATGCATGAGGAAACATATCCTGGGAACATACCTTTAAATGTACGATAGAATATCAGACACTAAAGTCTTTCCTAGAATCTTATCTCAAGAGTAAAAAGTTGATACATTATTTGCCCCATCAGTTTTTATTTGCAGTTTAACTGAAAATGTTGCATTTGACCTTACATTTTCAgaatcttattttcttattaaaaattaaattctgatTTAATAAAATTTGATACAAATATCAAACTAACATTTACTTtggataaaaatatttgataataacTTTAACTCTGAATGAAAGTGCTTTTTtaaataccaaaaagaaaatgttttcagtctGTAGCAAATTACTCAATAAAATCTAAACTTGGGTTCTGAAGACAAACTACCTGAAAATAAGGATAAATAAGTGATTCCTTACTAGTCACACGACTTTAGTGTCTAAGAAAGAGAGTGAAATCTCTTCATAATGATGTTGTTGGGAGATAAACCCAATTTTACAAGCAAGTGAGAACCATGAAGATTGTTATTATACAATTATATGCGTCAAGGAACACAAAATAACCTCGATCatatttgtatattcttttaCACATCAAATACTCATTGAGTGTGTTCCAAGTGCAGACAGTGGGTCAGGTGCTGACTTGTCCTGAGTGAACGAGTCAAAGTAGTGCCCTTGTGGGGCTCATATTCCATTTAGGGAAAAGTAATAGACAAGTAAATAACTAACTTATCTTCAGAAATGGATGCACTATTAACAGATACACAGGAAAGTTGAGAAGGTGGGTTATTCTAGATCAGagcttttgaaaattttaaactgcATGCAATCACCTTGGagttttgttaaaatgcagattttactGCAGCTGGTCTGTGGTGGGGTAGAGGACTGCatttccaaacaaaacaaaacgctcCCACGTGATGCTCATGCTTctggtctgaggaccacacttgGCACCACTGCTTTAGATGGAGAAGGCGTGGAAGAGCTACTCCAGCtagatggtcagggaaggccttttTCAGGAATTAAATCCTGAATGAAATCCGGAAGCAGCCAATCTCAGGAATGGCAAG from Mesoplodon densirostris isolate mMesDen1 chromosome 16, mMesDen1 primary haplotype, whole genome shotgun sequence includes:
- the VKORC1L1 gene encoding vitamin K epoxide reductase complex subunit 1-like protein 1 → MAAPVLLRVSVPRWERVARYAVCAAGILLSIYAYHVEREKERDPEHRALCDLGPWVKCSAALASRWGRGFGLLGSIFGKDGVLNQPNSVFGLIFYILQLLLGLTASAVAALILMTSSIMSVMGSLYLAYILYFVLKEFCIICVITYVLNFILLIINYKRLVYLNEAWKRQLQPKQD